The segment GAATGCAGGAGATATCATGAGCAACGAAGAAAACAAAGTTAAAGATGAAGAGCTGAAGCCAGAAGCGGTTGAAGTTGAAGCTGAAGCTGTCGGCACTGATGCTGATATCGATTGGAATCAAGATGACGCGCAAGAAGGCGAAGTGCTTGATGAGCAAGAAGCAAAAATTGCTCAACTAGAAGCGGCATTGCTTTCGACTGAACAGCGTTTGAAAGATCAGCAAGACAGCGTATTACGCGCTAAAGCTGAAGTTGAGAACATGCGTCGTCGTTCTGAGCAAGAAATTGATAAAGCACGTAAATTTGCTTTGAACCGTTTTGCTGAAGAATTGTTGCCTGTTATCGATAACCTAGAGCGTGCGATTCAAGCGGCTGACATGGAAAACGAAGCAATTAAACCTGTGATTGAAGGTGTTGAACTAACACACAAAACGTTCATTGGTGTAATTGAGAAGTTCGGTTTGAAAGAAATCAATCCAGAAGGTGAAGCTTTCAATCCTGAATTCCATCAAGCGATGTCAATTCAAGAAAGCCCAGACCACGAGTCAAACACGGTTATGTTCGTAATGCAAAAAGGTTACGAGTTAAACGGCCGTGTAGTTCGACCAGCGATGGTAATGGTTGCTAAGTAATCTTACTGAAAAAGAACGAAAACGGGAGGCAAGAGCCTCCCGTTTACTTTGTCGAAAGACAATCGTTATCGGGTGAAACCAGGTGGTAGAGCGCTGAGTTTTTATCCAGCATCAAAAAAAACACTCGAAAAGCCGATAATTTTTATTTTTTTTCATTTTTCCCCTTGAAATGCTTTTTGGCGCCCTTATCTATGGGGCATACAAGAAGCAAACATACATGTTTAGCTTTGTAGCCCGATAAGGGCATAACAAACGAACAGAGAATTTATTTCGGAGATAGCCTGATGGGTAGAATCATTGGTATTGACTTAGGTACGACTAACTCATGTGTTGCTGTACTAGACGGCGACAAACCTCGCGTAATTGAAAACGCAGAAGGTGAGCGTACCACCCCTTCTATTATTGCATATACAGACGGCGAAACATTGGTCGGTCAACCTGCAAAACGTCAAGCTGTAACGAACCCAGAAAACACGCTATTTGCTATTAAGCGTCTTATCGGTCGTCGTTTCGAAGACGAAGAAGTTCAGCGCGATATCGAAATCATGCCATACAAAATTGTACGTGCTGATAACGGTGATGCATGGGTTGAAGCGAAAGGCCAAAAAATGGCTGCACCTCAAGTTTCAGCAGAAGTTCTGAAGAAAATGAAGAAAACTGCAGAAGACTTCCTAGGTGAAGAAGTAACTGGCGCTGTAATCACAGTTCCTGCTTACTTCAACGATGCTCAACGTCAAGCAACGAAAGATGCTGGCCGTATTGCCGGTCTAGAAGTTAAACGTATCATCAACGAACCAACTGCAGCTGCTCTAGCTTACGGTTTGGATAAGAAAGGCGGCGACCGCGTTATCGCTGTATACGACCTTGGTGGTGGTACATTCGATATTTCAATCATCGAAATCGATGAAGTTGAAGGCGAGAAGACTTTCGAAGTTCTTTCTACCAACGGTGACACTCACCTAGGTGGTGAAGACTTTGATAACCGTCTGATCAACTACTTGGTTGACGAGTTCAACAAAGAACAAGGTATCAACCTGAAGAACGATCCGCTTGCAATGCAACGTCTAAAAGAAGCGGCAGAGAAAGCGAAAATCGAACTGTCTTCAGCACAGTCAACTGACGTGAACCTACCATACATCACGGCAGATGCGACTGGTCCTAAGCACATGAACATCAAAGTTTCACGTGCGAAACTAGAATCTCTAGTTGAAGACTTAGTTCAACGTTCACTAGATCCACTAAAAGTTGCTCTAGCGGATGCTGATCTGTCTGTAGGCGACATCACTGACGTTATCCTAGTTGGTGGTCAAACTCGTATGCCTATGGTTCAGAAGAAAGTTTCTGAGTTCTTCGGTAAAGAGCCACGTAAAGACGTGAACCCTGATGAAGCAGTAGCGGTTGGTGCTGCAGTTCAAGGTGGTGTACTTGCTGGTGACGTTAAAGACGTACTTCTTCTAGACGTAACTCCGCTGTCTCTAGGTATCGAGACTATGGGTGGCGTTATGACTAAGCTAATTGAGAAAAACACAACAATTCCTACTAAAGCGAATCAAGTGTTCTCAACAGCTGAAGACAACCAAAGCGCAGTAACGATTCACGTACTACAAGGTGAGCGTAAGCAAGCGACTTACAACAAGTCTCTAGGTCAATTCAACCTAGAAGGTATTCAACCTGCACCTCGTGGTATGCCTCAAATCGAAGTTATCTTCGACCTAGATGCGGACGGTATCCTGCACGTATCTGCGAAAGATAAACAAACTGGTAAAGAGCAGAAGATCACTATCCAAGCTTCTGGCGGTTTGAGCGACGAAGAAATCGAGAAAATGGTACAAGAAGCAGAAGCTAACAAAGAAGCGGACAAGAAGTTCGAAGAGCTAGCAACTGCACGTAACCAAGCTGACCAAATGATTCACGCAACTCAAAAACAAGTTGCTGAAGCAGGTGAAGCTCTTCCAGCAGAAGACAAAGAGAAAATCGAAGCCGCTGTATCAGCACTAGAAACTGCGAAGAAAGGCGACGACAAAGCAGAAATCGACGCAAAAGTTCAAGCGTTGATGGAAGCTTCTCAAAAGCTAATGGAAATTGCTCAACAGCAAGCACAAGCACAACAAGGTGCGGGCGCTGAGCAGCAATCAGCTTCTAAAGACGACGATGTTGTTGACGCTGAATTTGAAGAAGTGAAAGACGACAAGAAATAATTTGTTGTAAACGGATGGCTTGTTTAATGACAAGTCATCTGTGTTCACGATTCATTCTATTTACTTGCGGGCGTCAGAGTTTCTCTCTCGCCCGCATGTTTCTAGTTGTAGAGTCTATCTAGATAATACTATTTGCTCGTCAACTGATAGCGTCAACATATTGATTGCTAAGTAAAACCTAAATTTGTTGTCAGTAATATTATCTAGATTGATTGATAAAAGACGGAGAAGCACTGCGCTTCTCGCTCAAAGTAATTGGTAGTATAAAACATGTCAAAACGTGATTTTTACGAAGTATTAGGCGTTAGCCGTGATGCCTCAGAGCGCGATATTAAAAAGGCGTATAAGCGCCTAGCAATGAAATTCCACCCAGACCGCAATCCGGGTGATGCGACTGCTGCGGATAAGTTTAAAGAAGTAAAAGAAGCGTACGAAATTCTGACAGATGACCAGAAAAAAGCCGCTTATGACCAATATGGTCATGCAGCCTTTGAACAAGGCGGCATGGGCGGTGGCGGCTTTGGTGGCGGCGGTGCCGATTTTGGTGACATCTTCGGTGATGTGTTTGGTGACATCTTCGGCGGTGCTCGTCGTGGCGGTGGCGGTCCTCGTGCGCAGCGTGGTGCTGACCTACGTTACAACATGGAACTGAGTCTAGAAGAAGCGGTTCGCGGTTGTAGCAAAGAAATCGAAGTACCAACACTGGTTCATTGTGATACCTGTAACGGCTCTGGTGCTAAGAAAGGCACATCGGCACAAACCTGTGGAACCTGTCATGGTCACGGCCAAGTGCAAATGCGCCAAGGTTTCTTCGCTGTACAACAAACCTGTCCTACCTGTAACGGTAAAGGCAAGATCATTAAAGATCCATGTAATGACTGCCATGGTCAAGGTCGCAAGCAGAAAACCAAGACTCTTAACGTTAAGATCCCAGCAGGTGTCGATACTGGCGATCGCATTCGTTTATCAGGCGAAGGTGAAGCGGGAGAAATGGGTGCACCAGCAGGTGATTTGTACGTACAAGTTCACGTGAAAGAGCACCATATTTTTGAACGTGATGGCAACAACCTGTACTGCGAAGTGCCTGTAAGCTTTGCTATGGCAGCACTTGGCGGTGAAGTTGAAGTCCCAACCCTTGATGGTCGTGTAAACCTTAAAGTGCCAGAAGAGACGCAAACAGGCCGTATGTTCCGTATGCGTGGTAAAGGTGTGAAGAGTGTACGCGGTGGTGCTATTGGTGACTTGCTAGTGAAGCTGGTGGTAGAAACGCCTGTGAAACTCAGCTCACGTCAAAAAGAACTGCTACGTGAACTGGAAGACTCTTTCGGTGGCGAAGCGGGACAAAAACACAAACCTAAATCAGAAGGTTTCTTCAACGGCGTTAAGAAGTTCTTTGATGATCTAACCAGCTAATATCTGGTGACTAGATATAAAGATAAGGCCAGCATTGCTGGCCTTATTTGTATTCAAAATTTTGTTACTATTTGGAATGTATCTGCGGATAAACCGAATTCCGTTCAATCAGTTCTACCGCCATGTAAGCTCGGATTCCACTAATAGTACTATGCGCTTGTTTACTGATAAGCATCGCCAATCCTTGTTTGGCCAAGTCATAGTAGTTAGAGCGGATTGTTGTGAGCTGCGGAGTAACAAGTGATGATATGGGTAAATCATCAAAGCCGATAATTGAGGTATCCGCCATTTTTTTGTTCTTCAATGCCTGCATGAGAGAGATTGCCATTAAGTCACAGATGCAGAATACCCCATCGATGTTATTAAGCAGACCGTCATCAATGATTTTTGGTAGTAGGTATTTTGCGCCAAAATCCCCTCCAGCTGTGCCATGAATGATTTTGTCGTGCAGATCGGGGTCGTGTTTTTTTGCATACTCGACTAAATCGATGATCTTACAGCTTCGTTCTGGATGAATGTCAATTTGCCTGTGTGCCCGCTGAAAGCCTAGTTGTCGGTCTATTAGTGACTGTCGAAAATTGACTGTAATAATACAGTTGTTCCTGTTTCCTGCTTCCAAGAGGTATTGGCCTGCCAAGTAACCACCGTATTCATAATCAGGTGAAATGCTTGAGAACTGCATTGAAGGGTCACTGCCATTGATAATCTGCACAGGTTTGCCGATTGATTTAAGTACATCTAGCAAGTTAGGATTTTCCATCCCGACCATAATCACCGCGTCAGCGCCTTCAAATTGATCTTCTAGCGCTTCTTTGTTTTCCCCAAGACTATCGATCAGTACGACTTCAATATCAATTTCTAACCGCTCAGCTTCGAACTTCAATCCGGACAGAACTGCATAATAAAAACTATTTGGATTAGAGAAATCGTCGTTAGTAATAACAACAATTTTGCTCAATGTTGAAAGTGGAAGGGATTTATAGACCTTTCTTTTGTAGCCTAATTGCTTGACGGCTTGTTCCACCTTTAATTTCAGATCGTCACTCACGTATCCACTGTCATTTAAAGCTCGTGATACGGTCGCAATTGAGGTGTTCGCTAATTTAGCGACGTTTTCTAGGGTAGGCTTCATGGCAAAACTTATTCGATCTGTAATTTCTATTTATCTGAACATAGTTATTTTTCAGTGAGAAGTAATTTTTACATCGATAGTGGTAATTCGCATATTTGATCACAATCTAATTTAATTTTAGCCTTAAAAATAAATTGTGAATAATTTACATAAAATGTATTTTTAAAAATAAACTCAATTAAAACAGTGTTTTAATTGTTATTTTTGATTCGTGTTATTTGCGTGAAAAGATCGGGTTGTATGTAAAATTTACATTTACCTATTTTTCCATGTGTAAGTTGATCGCACTCTCATTTTTATCATTACTGATGCCGAATAATAAGTTTGATTATGGAGATAATCGCAATAAGCCGTTTATTTAATAGATTGAATAAACATAAATACAATTCAGTAGATTGAGTTTATCTATGTCTGATCAAGTACTGGCCGTGAAAATAAATCCTGAAAAATCAAAATCTAGAAAGAGAAGAAAAGTGAGAGATATGCTTACCGCATACTCTTTTATCGCTCCAAACTTTCTAGGTTTTGCAATATTTACTCTCGGACCTATTGGATTCGCCTTCTTATTGGCTTTCATGAACTGGGATGGTTCTAATCCTATGGAGTTCGTTGGGCTTGATAATTTCTTTGCGCTATTAGAAGACCGTATTTTTAAAATTTCACTCTGGAATACGATTGTCTATACAGCCTTTTCTGTTCCTCTTACCTTAATTTCTGCACTCGCTATCGCTGTATTGCTCAATCAGAAAATTAAAGGCAGAGGTTTGTTCAGAACAGCTATGTTCTTCCCATATGTGGCATCATTGGTGGCAGTAGCAGTGGTATGGAACATGGTATTCAACCCTGATATGGGGCCTGTCAACATGCTTCTGTACAATTCAGGTGTTGATCCGCAAAACCTACCTGGCTGGTCAGCGGATAAAGACTGGGCTATGCCAACCATCATCCTATTCGGTGTTTGGAAAAACATGGGTTACTACATGGTGATCTATTTGGCTGGTTTACAAGGCATTAACTCTGAACTGTATGAAGCAGCCGATATCGATGGTGCCAATAGCTGGCAAAAGTTCATCAGAATCACAGTGCCTCAACTTACACCCACCACGTTTTTCGTTTCAGTAATGCTGATGATTCAATCCTTTAAAGTGTTTGATCATGTATTACTTCTTACTCAGGGCGGTCCGGGCAGCTCAACCATGGTATTGGGCTACCACTTGTACAACGAAGCATTTGTAAGCTGGCGTTTAGGTTACTCATCAGCGATTGCAATTGTTCTGTTTTTGCTGGTGCTTATCGTGACCATTATTCAATTCAAATACGCCAAGAAGTACGAAGAGTAATAAAATGAAAATGCAATCTAAAACTAAGCAGGAAACAATTAAAAAGTTTGTTCTCTATGCAGTAATCATTGCTATTACGCTTGTAATGATCATTCCATTTATCTGGATGCTGTCTGCTTCTCTGAAACTGAGTAGAGACGTGTTTGTATTTCCTATTGAGTGGATTCCGTCAGTGCCCAGATGGCAAAACTTTGTTGATATTTGGGAACAGATCCCACTGGCGCTATTTATCTACAACACTGCGAAATTAACCGTAATCGTAACGATTCTACAGTTGCTGACCTCAAGCTTCGCAGCTTACGCCTTTGCTAAGTTACGTTTTCCGTATCGCGATGCGTTGTTCCTTGGCTATGTAGCGACTATCAGTGTTCCTTGGATCTCTTACATGGTTCCTCAGTTCATCATGATGAGAGAGATTGGGCTCAACAACACTCACGCAGCGATCATCTGCTTGCAAGCTTTCACTGCATTCGGTGTGTTCTTAATGCGTCAGTTCTACATGAGTATTCCCGATGAACTCTGTGAAGCTGCGAGAATCGATGGCATGAACGAGTACCAGATTTGGTACAAAATTATGCTGCCACTTTCTAAGCCAGCGCTTTCCACACTGACTATCTTCACATTCGTAACGACTTGGAATGATTTCCTTGGGCCAATGATTTATCTGACAGAGACCAAGCTCAAAACTATTCAGATAGGTCTACGAATGTTCATCTCTCAATACTCGGCAGAGTACGGATTGATTATGGCAGCATCAGTAGTGAGCTTAATTCCCGTACTAATTGTTTTCTTAACACTACAGCGTTTCTTCGTAGAGGGTATTGCTTCATCAGGCTTAAAAGGTTAACTAAATGAATATCAAAACACTTTCAGAGCAGAGCCTGAATAGCGCGATCACACAGGCTGTTTCTATCGTCAAAGGAAATCTCAAGCAGTTTACCTATGACAGCCAGTTCCACTCGAGTGAGAACAATTTCTACAAACCTTGTGATAACAACTTATGGACTACGGGCTTCTGGCCGGGTGCTATCTGGTTGAGCTACGAGCTCACTCAGGACCCTGTGTTCAAGTATGCCGCTCAGATTCAGGTTCAGAGTTTCAAACATCGTATTGAAAACTTAATTGAAGTCGAACATCACGACATGGGCTTTTTGTATACGCCATCTTGTGTGTCTGCATGGATGTTAACCAAAGATGAAGATGCAAAAAAAGCAGCACTGTTAGCTGCTGACCAACTGTGCTCCCGATACCAGCCTGTAGGTGAATTCATTCAGGCTTGGGGGGAGAAAAATGCGCCGGACAACTATCGCTATATCATTGACTGCTTGATGAATGTGCCTTTGCTGTACTGGGCTTACGACCAAACTGGCGACAAAAACTACCTTGATATTGCACTGAAGCACACAGAAA is part of the Vibrio diazotrophicus genome and harbors:
- the grpE gene encoding nucleotide exchange factor GrpE; this translates as MSNEENKVKDEELKPEAVEVEAEAVGTDADIDWNQDDAQEGEVLDEQEAKIAQLEAALLSTEQRLKDQQDSVLRAKAEVENMRRRSEQEIDKARKFALNRFAEELLPVIDNLERAIQAADMENEAIKPVIEGVELTHKTFIGVIEKFGLKEINPEGEAFNPEFHQAMSIQESPDHESNTVMFVMQKGYELNGRVVRPAMVMVAK
- the dnaK gene encoding molecular chaperone DnaK is translated as MGRIIGIDLGTTNSCVAVLDGDKPRVIENAEGERTTPSIIAYTDGETLVGQPAKRQAVTNPENTLFAIKRLIGRRFEDEEVQRDIEIMPYKIVRADNGDAWVEAKGQKMAAPQVSAEVLKKMKKTAEDFLGEEVTGAVITVPAYFNDAQRQATKDAGRIAGLEVKRIINEPTAAALAYGLDKKGGDRVIAVYDLGGGTFDISIIEIDEVEGEKTFEVLSTNGDTHLGGEDFDNRLINYLVDEFNKEQGINLKNDPLAMQRLKEAAEKAKIELSSAQSTDVNLPYITADATGPKHMNIKVSRAKLESLVEDLVQRSLDPLKVALADADLSVGDITDVILVGGQTRMPMVQKKVSEFFGKEPRKDVNPDEAVAVGAAVQGGVLAGDVKDVLLLDVTPLSLGIETMGGVMTKLIEKNTTIPTKANQVFSTAEDNQSAVTIHVLQGERKQATYNKSLGQFNLEGIQPAPRGMPQIEVIFDLDADGILHVSAKDKQTGKEQKITIQASGGLSDEEIEKMVQEAEANKEADKKFEELATARNQADQMIHATQKQVAEAGEALPAEDKEKIEAAVSALETAKKGDDKAEIDAKVQALMEASQKLMEIAQQQAQAQQGAGAEQQSASKDDDVVDAEFEEVKDDKK
- the dnaJ gene encoding molecular chaperone DnaJ translates to MSKRDFYEVLGVSRDASERDIKKAYKRLAMKFHPDRNPGDATAADKFKEVKEAYEILTDDQKKAAYDQYGHAAFEQGGMGGGGFGGGGADFGDIFGDVFGDIFGGARRGGGGPRAQRGADLRYNMELSLEEAVRGCSKEIEVPTLVHCDTCNGSGAKKGTSAQTCGTCHGHGQVQMRQGFFAVQQTCPTCNGKGKIIKDPCNDCHGQGRKQKTKTLNVKIPAGVDTGDRIRLSGEGEAGEMGAPAGDLYVQVHVKEHHIFERDGNNLYCEVPVSFAMAALGGEVEVPTLDGRVNLKVPEETQTGRMFRMRGKGVKSVRGGAIGDLLVKLVVETPVKLSSRQKELLRELEDSFGGEAGQKHKPKSEGFFNGVKKFFDDLTS
- a CDS encoding LacI family DNA-binding transcriptional regulator; its protein translation is MKPTLENVAKLANTSIATVSRALNDSGYVSDDLKLKVEQAVKQLGYKRKVYKSLPLSTLSKIVVITNDDFSNPNSFYYAVLSGLKFEAERLEIDIEVVLIDSLGENKEALEDQFEGADAVIMVGMENPNLLDVLKSIGKPVQIINGSDPSMQFSSISPDYEYGGYLAGQYLLEAGNRNNCIITVNFRQSLIDRQLGFQRAHRQIDIHPERSCKIIDLVEYAKKHDPDLHDKIIHGTAGGDFGAKYLLPKIIDDGLLNNIDGVFCICDLMAISLMQALKNKKMADTSIIGFDDLPISSLVTPQLTTIRSNYYDLAKQGLAMLISKQAHSTISGIRAYMAVELIERNSVYPQIHSK
- a CDS encoding carbohydrate ABC transporter permease; this encodes MSDQVLAVKINPEKSKSRKRRKVRDMLTAYSFIAPNFLGFAIFTLGPIGFAFLLAFMNWDGSNPMEFVGLDNFFALLEDRIFKISLWNTIVYTAFSVPLTLISALAIAVLLNQKIKGRGLFRTAMFFPYVASLVAVAVVWNMVFNPDMGPVNMLLYNSGVDPQNLPGWSADKDWAMPTIILFGVWKNMGYYMVIYLAGLQGINSELYEAADIDGANSWQKFIRITVPQLTPTTFFVSVMLMIQSFKVFDHVLLLTQGGPGSSTMVLGYHLYNEAFVSWRLGYSSAIAIVLFLLVLIVTIIQFKYAKKYEE
- a CDS encoding carbohydrate ABC transporter permease, with amino-acid sequence MKMQSKTKQETIKKFVLYAVIIAITLVMIIPFIWMLSASLKLSRDVFVFPIEWIPSVPRWQNFVDIWEQIPLALFIYNTAKLTVIVTILQLLTSSFAAYAFAKLRFPYRDALFLGYVATISVPWISYMVPQFIMMREIGLNNTHAAIICLQAFTAFGVFLMRQFYMSIPDELCEAARIDGMNEYQIWYKIMLPLSKPALSTLTIFTFVTTWNDFLGPMIYLTETKLKTIQIGLRMFISQYSAEYGLIMAASVVSLIPVLIVFLTLQRFFVEGIASSGLKG